The Mobula birostris isolate sMobBir1 chromosome 1, sMobBir1.hap1, whole genome shotgun sequence genome contains a region encoding:
- the jkamp gene encoding JNK1/MAPK8-associated membrane protein isoform X3, giving the protein MDVDLICPGLYCGKQIKEIANDSQLQYGDCGVCPRGERSDALKICRKCEESPELYDWLYLGFMAVLPLVLHWFFIEWYSGKKSSSALFQHVTALLECAVAAIITLLVNDPIGELKIRSCRVKMLSDWYTMLYNPSPDYITTLHCTQEAVFPLYTIVFIYYAFCLVFMMLLRPLLVKKIACGLGKSDRFKSIYAALYFFPILTVLQAVGGGLLYYAFPYIILVLSLVTLAVYMSASEIQTYKDLITKKKRMVVLFSHWILHAYGIISISRLDKLDQDLPLLALVPTPALFYLLTAKYTEPSRILSEGGNGH; this is encoded by the exons ATGTTGATTTGATATGCCCTGGATTATATTGTGGAAAGCAAATAAAAGAAATTGCAAATGATAGTCAACTGCAATATGGAGATTGTGGG GTATGCCCAAGAGGAGAAAGATCAGATGCTCTGAAAATTTGTCGTAAATGTGAAGAATCACCAGAGTTGTATGACTGGCTGTATCTTGGTTTCATGGCAGTTCTGCCTTTGGTTTTGCACTGGTTCTTTATTGAATGGTACTCGGGCAAAAAAAG TTCCAGTGCACTTTTTCAGCATGTGACTGCATTACTAGAATGTGCTGTTGCAGCCATTATCACATTGTTAGTGAATGATCCAATAGGAGAGCTGAAAATTCGGTCCTGCCGTGTGAAGATGCTATCAGATTGGTATACAATGCTTTATAATCCCAGTCCAGATTATATTACTACACTGCATTGTACACAGGAAGCTGTATTTCCCTT ATACACTATTGTCTTTATATACTATGCTTTTTGTCTCGTTTTCATGATGCTGCTTCGTCCACTGCTGGTTAAAAAGATTGCATGTGGTCTTGGAAAATCAGACCGATTTAAAAGTATTTATGCAGCGCTTTACTTTTTCCCAATTCTTACAGTACTTCAGGCAGTTGGTGGAGGCCTGCTTT ATTATGCTTTTCCATATATAATTCTAGTCTTGTCCTTGGTAACTTTGGCAGTATATATGTCTGCTTCAGAAATACAG ACTTACAAGGATTTGATCACCAAAAAGAAGAGAATGGTTGTTCTGTTTAGTCACTGGATACTGCATGCCTATGGAATAATCTCAATTTCCAGACTGGATAAACTGGACCAGGATCTGCCACTGTTGGCCTTAGTGCCCACTCCAGCACTTTTTTATCTGTTAACAGCTAAATATACAGAGCCTTCAAGGATACTGTCAGAAGGTGGCAATGGACATTAG
- the jkamp gene encoding JNK1/MAPK8-associated membrane protein isoform X1, protein MVMADTALTHYDPRPPVKLADVDLICPGLYCGKQIKEIANDSQLQYGDCGVCPRGERSDALKICRKCEESPELYDWLYLGFMAVLPLVLHWFFIEWYSGKKSSSALFQHVTALLECAVAAIITLLVNDPIGELKIRSCRVKMLSDWYTMLYNPSPDYITTLHCTQEAVFPLYTIVFIYYAFCLVFMMLLRPLLVKKIACGLGKSDRFKSIYAALYFFPILTVLQAVGGGLLYYAFPYIILVLSLVTLAVYMSASEIQTYKDLITKKKRMVVLFSHWILHAYGIISISRLDKLDQDLPLLALVPTPALFYLLTAKYTEPSRILSEGGNGH, encoded by the exons ATGTTGATTTGATATGCCCTGGATTATATTGTGGAAAGCAAATAAAAGAAATTGCAAATGATAGTCAACTGCAATATGGAGATTGTGGG GTATGCCCAAGAGGAGAAAGATCAGATGCTCTGAAAATTTGTCGTAAATGTGAAGAATCACCAGAGTTGTATGACTGGCTGTATCTTGGTTTCATGGCAGTTCTGCCTTTGGTTTTGCACTGGTTCTTTATTGAATGGTACTCGGGCAAAAAAAG TTCCAGTGCACTTTTTCAGCATGTGACTGCATTACTAGAATGTGCTGTTGCAGCCATTATCACATTGTTAGTGAATGATCCAATAGGAGAGCTGAAAATTCGGTCCTGCCGTGTGAAGATGCTATCAGATTGGTATACAATGCTTTATAATCCCAGTCCAGATTATATTACTACACTGCATTGTACACAGGAAGCTGTATTTCCCTT ATACACTATTGTCTTTATATACTATGCTTTTTGTCTCGTTTTCATGATGCTGCTTCGTCCACTGCTGGTTAAAAAGATTGCATGTGGTCTTGGAAAATCAGACCGATTTAAAAGTATTTATGCAGCGCTTTACTTTTTCCCAATTCTTACAGTACTTCAGGCAGTTGGTGGAGGCCTGCTTT ATTATGCTTTTCCATATATAATTCTAGTCTTGTCCTTGGTAACTTTGGCAGTATATATGTCTGCTTCAGAAATACAG ACTTACAAGGATTTGATCACCAAAAAGAAGAGAATGGTTGTTCTGTTTAGTCACTGGATACTGCATGCCTATGGAATAATCTCAATTTCCAGACTGGATAAACTGGACCAGGATCTGCCACTGTTGGCCTTAGTGCCCACTCCAGCACTTTTTTATCTGTTAACAGCTAAATATACAGAGCCTTCAAGGATACTGTCAGAAGGTGGCAATGGACATTAG
- the jkamp gene encoding JNK1/MAPK8-associated membrane protein isoform X2, producing MEGNKQLTFRVIRSGEDEGRSQNKKVAGGRSTSWHIDVDLICPGLYCGKQIKEIANDSQLQYGDCGVCPRGERSDALKICRKCEESPELYDWLYLGFMAVLPLVLHWFFIEWYSGKKSSSALFQHVTALLECAVAAIITLLVNDPIGELKIRSCRVKMLSDWYTMLYNPSPDYITTLHCTQEAVFPLYTIVFIYYAFCLVFMMLLRPLLVKKIACGLGKSDRFKSIYAALYFFPILTVLQAVGGGLLYYAFPYIILVLSLVTLAVYMSASEIQTYKDLITKKKRMVVLFSHWILHAYGIISISRLDKLDQDLPLLALVPTPALFYLLTAKYTEPSRILSEGGNGH from the exons atggaggggaataagcagttgacatttcgggtcatcagatctggagaggatgagggaagaagccagaataagaaggtggcaggtggaagaagtacaagctggcacaTAG ATGTTGATTTGATATGCCCTGGATTATATTGTGGAAAGCAAATAAAAGAAATTGCAAATGATAGTCAACTGCAATATGGAGATTGTGGG GTATGCCCAAGAGGAGAAAGATCAGATGCTCTGAAAATTTGTCGTAAATGTGAAGAATCACCAGAGTTGTATGACTGGCTGTATCTTGGTTTCATGGCAGTTCTGCCTTTGGTTTTGCACTGGTTCTTTATTGAATGGTACTCGGGCAAAAAAAG TTCCAGTGCACTTTTTCAGCATGTGACTGCATTACTAGAATGTGCTGTTGCAGCCATTATCACATTGTTAGTGAATGATCCAATAGGAGAGCTGAAAATTCGGTCCTGCCGTGTGAAGATGCTATCAGATTGGTATACAATGCTTTATAATCCCAGTCCAGATTATATTACTACACTGCATTGTACACAGGAAGCTGTATTTCCCTT ATACACTATTGTCTTTATATACTATGCTTTTTGTCTCGTTTTCATGATGCTGCTTCGTCCACTGCTGGTTAAAAAGATTGCATGTGGTCTTGGAAAATCAGACCGATTTAAAAGTATTTATGCAGCGCTTTACTTTTTCCCAATTCTTACAGTACTTCAGGCAGTTGGTGGAGGCCTGCTTT ATTATGCTTTTCCATATATAATTCTAGTCTTGTCCTTGGTAACTTTGGCAGTATATATGTCTGCTTCAGAAATACAG ACTTACAAGGATTTGATCACCAAAAAGAAGAGAATGGTTGTTCTGTTTAGTCACTGGATACTGCATGCCTATGGAATAATCTCAATTTCCAGACTGGATAAACTGGACCAGGATCTGCCACTGTTGGCCTTAGTGCCCACTCCAGCACTTTTTTATCTGTTAACAGCTAAATATACAGAGCCTTCAAGGATACTGTCAGAAGGTGGCAATGGACATTAG